A single genomic interval of uncultured Desulfobacter sp. harbors:
- a CDS encoding adenosine-specific kinase — MELISVTIENPEELNFILGHSHFIKTVEDIHEAIVCTVPNAKFGVAFCEASGECLIRHSGTDEQMVELAKKNAQALSAGHTFIIFMKDMFPINIVNTIQTVPEVVRIHCATANPTQVIMAQTDQGRGILGVVDGFSSKGVETEDDIKKRQDLLRMIGYKL, encoded by the coding sequence ATGGAACTAATCAGCGTAACCATAGAAAATCCCGAAGAACTCAACTTTATCCTGGGACATTCCCATTTCATCAAAACCGTTGAAGATATTCATGAGGCCATTGTCTGCACCGTACCCAACGCTAAATTCGGTGTGGCGTTCTGCGAGGCTTCCGGGGAGTGTCTGATCCGTCATTCCGGCACGGACGAACAGATGGTGGAACTTGCAAAAAAGAACGCCCAGGCCCTGTCAGCCGGCCATACCTTTATCATTTTCATGAAAGATATGTTCCCCATCAACATCGTGAACACCATCCAAACCGTTCCCGAGGTGGTGCGCATCCATTGCGCCACAGCCAACCCCACGCAGGTGATCATGGCCCAGACCGACCAGGGCAGAGGCATCCTGGGTGTGGTGGACGGTTTTTCTTCCAAGGGCGTTGAAACAGAGGACGACATTAAAAAACGCCAAGATCTCTTGAGGATGATCGGGTACAAGCTGTAA